A stretch of the Solanum dulcamara chromosome 6, daSolDulc1.2, whole genome shotgun sequence genome encodes the following:
- the LOC129891609 gene encoding defensin-like protein produces MARSICFMAFLVLAMMLFVAYEVQAEKNKHICKSVSQTFTGICIINYPCRKACLKEKFTDGHCSKLQRRCLCTKPCVFEKISNEVETTLGEEAKTLKEALREQEIMME; encoded by the exons ATGGCTCGTTCCATTTGCTTCATGGCATTTCTGGTCTTGGCAATGATGCTCTTTGTTGCCTATG AGGTGCAAGCTGAGAAGAATAAGCACATTTGCAAATCAGTAAGCCAAACTTTCACAGGAATATGTATTATCAATTATCCATGTAGAAAAGCCTGTCTTAAGGAAAAGTTTACAGATGGACATTGTAGCAAACTCCAAAGAAGGTGCCTATGCACTAAGCCATGTGTATTTGAGAAAATTTCAAATGAAGTTGAAACAACTTTGGGTGAGGAAGCAAAAACTCTAAAGGAAGCTTTGCGTGAACAAGAGATTATGATGGAGTAA